The Chlorobaculum sp. MV4-Y genome contains the following window.
TGTTCACCCTCTGCGAACACGCGGCAATGACGATCTTGTTGACCTCTCCGTTGTTGAGGTCATCCTTGATCACCTGAACGCCTTCGTTGCTGCACAGGTTGGGATGCTGTTTGCAGACGGGAACCTTGAACTCTTTTTTGGCTACCGCTTCAAGCTCATCCACATTCAACGCCTCCCCGATGCCGCAGTCGGTACAGAGGTATACGCCTATTTTTTTATCATCAGCCATAGTTTAACTCCTCACGAGACTTTGAATGCTTTTCAATGCCATTCCGGTCGCATCCTGAATGGATGTGGTCACATCGGACGGCCTCTTGGCCACGCCGGTCGAGTAGATTCCGGCAGCTGTTCCGCCATTGATGAAGCCGTTCTCCTCGAAACTCAGCATGGAGCTGGTCTTGACACAGGGCTCCATACCGGTGGCAAGCACAGCCATGTCGGCGTGCTCATGGCTCTTTCCGCCGCCCTCGACATCCTCAAATTCGAGAATGACACCGCCAGTGGCGTTGTCTTCCTCAATCTTGGCGACCTTGCCTTTAACCAGCTTCACGTTCGCGTCAGCCTCAACCTTGTTGAGGAACTCTTCGTACTTGCCGGGTGCGCGCAAATCGATGTAGGCCACGACAACCTGTGAATCCGGAATGCGTTCGCGGACGTATGTGGCCTGCTTGAGCGACGCCATGCAGCAGATCGACGAGCAGTAGTTGAGGTGATTCTCGTCCCTCGATCCGGCGCACTGCACGAAGACCACCTTCTTGACCTCCTTGTTGTCCGAAGGTCTCAGGAGCTTTCCGCCCGTCGGTCCGTTCGGTGCGGCAAGACGCTCCATCATCATGTTGGTAATGACGTTCTTGACTCGTCCGAAACCAAGATTGTCCATCCGGGTCGCATCGTAAGGATTCCAGCCGGTAGCGTACACGATGCTGCCAACCTTCATCTCGATGGTCTGCGGTTTCATATTCAGATCAATGGCGTTGTATTTGCACGCCTTGACGCACTTGTCGCAGTTGTCCTTGCAAGCGCTTCTATCTATCACATATCTCATGGGATAGGACAGCACATGCGGCAGATAGGCCGCTTTTGTCTTGTCCATCCCGAAATTGAATTCGTTCGGCTTTTCCACAGGGCATGCCTCCGCGCAGGCATTGCAGGCCGTGCACTTTTCGTTCACGAACCTCGGGCTGACCTTGAGCCTGACGCTGTAATTTCCTTCCTGACCGCTCACCGACTCGACTTCGGTCATGGTGTAGACGGTGATTTTCGGATTGGGTTTGATGCGCCTGAAGTTCATCTCCAGTCCGCAATACGGGGGGCACAGTTTGGGGAAATACTTGTTGAGCTGTGAAACCCGGCCACCAAGGTAGGGGTTCTTCTCGACAAGCACGGTATTGTAGCCGACCTCAGCAGCCTCGACCGCCGTGGTTATTCCGCTAATGCCGCCGCCGACAACTAAAATGGTTTCAACTGACATGATTTTTCTCTGCGGATAAACTCTCAAAAATCAACATTCCTGAAAACAGGGAACAACGCAGTATGCAACTTGCAAAATCCGGATGCCGATAAAGCAATCCCCGAGGTGATACCTCGGGGATATGCCTGAACGGTAAGCGGATCAGTCCGGAACGACCTGGACGTAGTCCCTCTTCGAGAGAGTCCACTCCTTGCTGTCCCTATCGTACTTCGAGATGGTGAAGCACTTCCAGTTCTCGTCATCGACGTAGAAGTGGTCAGCCCTGAAGTAGTAACCGGGATAGCGGCTGTCCTCACGGAAGAGGATGTGACGTGCATGGGCTTCGCCCGCCATCAAACGATGGTAGTTCTCCCATGCGCGCATCAGCTCGTGCAGATCACTGGCAGCCATCTTCTCGGCGTCCTCCTTGAGAAGCGACAGGTGCTCAAGACCCTTTTCGAGCATGGTTTTGCTGGTGGTGTACCAGGTGGACACACCGGCGACATACTCGTCCATGATCTTCTGGAGACGGGCCTGGAACATTTTCGGCCTGATGTAGTTCGGGTTGACCGACGGATCGGTGCTGTAATCCTTGTTCTTGGCGAAGGTCTCCATCGGAGCGTAGATCTCGGCGATCACTTCGTCAACATCGCGGCCAAGTTCCGGCTTGTAGTCAGCGTGATCGAGGCAGTAGGCGGTCATGCTCTTACCGGCGATACGGCCTTCTGCGTGTGAACCGGAGGAGAACTTGTGACCCGATGCGCCGACGCCGTCACCTGCGGTGAACAGACCATCGACGGTGGTCATCCTGTTGTAGCCCCAGCTCCATTCCGCCGGGACACCCTTGATGTCGCCAGGGCCGCTGACCCAGATACCGGCGCAACCGGCATGCGAGCCGAGCAGGTAGGGTTCGGTTGGCATAAGCTCGGAAGGAGTCTTCTCAGGCTCGATGTTGTTACCGGCCCAGACAACAGCCTGACCGATGCACATGTCGAGGAAGTCTTCCCATGCCTCGGCTTCGAGGTGCTTGATCTGCTTGGGGGTCATGGTTTCGGCAAGCGCGGCCATCGCTTCGTGAGTCCTCATGAGGATCGGGCCTTTGCCGGCCTTCATGTCGATCATCATCATGTGGTTCCTCATGGCGGTGGTCAGCTTGTGCGGATCCTCGGCGTACTTGCCGAAATCCTTGTTGGCTGCCGCGAGGTTGGTGGCACAGTAGTCCTCGCCAAGCGAGTTGGTGGCTTTACACTTGAAGAACAGGAACCATGCACCGACCGGGCCGTAGCCGTCCTTGAAGCGGGCGGGCACGAAACGGTTCTCCATGAGCACCAGTTCGCAACCGGCCTGTGCGGCGAGTGCGTAGGTGGTGCCGGCGTTCCAGACCGGGTACCATGCGCGCCCCTGACCTTCAGCGGTCGAGCGCGGACGGTAGACGTTCACGGCGCCGCCGCAGGCAAGCAGCATGGTTTTGGCGGTGAAGACGTACGCCTTGTGCTCACGGACGCTGAAGCCGATAGCGCCAGCGACCTTGCCAGGATTGTTCTTGTCGTGGATAAGTTCACTGACGAAGACGCGCTCGAACAGGTTCTGCTCAACGCCGGTCTCCTTGCGGTTGTATTCGAGGGCTTTCTTGGCGGCCTCGGCAACGATGACCTTGTAGGATTCGCCGTTGATCATGATCTGCCAGCGACCGGAACGGACCGGTTTGCCACCTTCGGTGAGTTTCGGAGCCGGTTTCGCGCCGTCCATGGTCGAACCATCCTCGTCGCGCTTCCAGACCGGAAGACCCCACTCTTCAAAAAGATGAACCGAGTTGTCAACGTGACGGCCAAGGTCATAAACCAGGTCCTCACGAATGATGCCCATAAGGTCGGTTCTTACGTATTTGACGTAATCGGCCGGATCGTTCTCGCCGCAGTAGGTATTGATAGCGGAAAGACCCATGGCGACAGCACCGCTTCTGTCAACGGCAGCCTTGTCAACCATCGTGATTCTCAGGCCTTTCGGGGTAGCCCACTTGGCCGCTTCATACGCCGCGCCGCAACAAGCCATGCCACCGCCGATCAGCAGAATATCCGTATCCACATAAACAACTTCGGGCTTCTGGCTAAACTTGAATTCGTTTTTTTCAACTCCCATGGATAATGCCTCCTTGAGTAATTTGTTTGTTTAGAGGGTCGGATATTCTGTCATGTTGAAGAATCCAGGCTTCTTGAGGTTCGCGTAATCCTGCTCGGGCTTGCCGGAGTACAGATCGATCGAACCTTCAGAGGTGGTCCTGATCGGGAACTTGTAGCGCTTCAGAATACCGTTCCGGAACTTGATGGTCCACATGATGGCGTCGGTACCACGAAGCGGGATAACGTTTCCGCCCAGCGGTACGAAATCGGCATATCCCCTGACCTCGATCGCCTGCTGCGGGCAGATCTTCACGCAGTTGTAGCACTCCCAGCACTGGTCGGGCTCCTGGTTCCAGGCTTTCATCCTTTCGACATCCAACTTCATCAGGTCGTTCGGACAGATGTACATGCAAGCTGTCCTCTCCTGCCCTTTGCAGCCGTCACATTTTTCTTTAATGACGAAACTTGGCATAATTTGTCCTCCTTTAACCGAAAATTTGCAGGCTGTGCCCGCGATTTACGAAGCCATTGGATATAAGCGAGATAAAAAAACAGGGTATCCCGGTTTCCCGGAAAACCATCATTTCCCGATTGCGTGGGAATGCATCTTGATGTCAACCTTCTCGGTCAGACCGGCATAGTAGCGCCTCAGAATCTCAAGCACCTCCGGACGGCTGAAGTGCTCCGGCACCTCCTCGCCTTCGGAGAGCATCTTCCTGAGCTTCGTGCCGCTCAGGTTGAGCCTGTCGGCCGGTTCATGCGGGCAGGTTTTCATCGACGCCATGGCGTCACACTTGTAGCAATAGAAGGTCCAGTCGATCTTCAGCGGCTTGGTTTCAAGCGCGTCAGCTGGAATCTGATCGAAGATATGGTGCGCATCGAAGGGGCCGTAGTAGTCGCCGACGCCGGCGTGATCACGTCCGACAATCAGATGGCTGCATCCGAAGTTCTGGCGGAAAAGCGCGTGAAGCAGCGCCTCTCTCGGGCCGGCGTAGCGCATGTCGAGCGGATAGCCCGCCTGGATGGTGGTGCCCTTGACGAAGTAGTTTTCGGTCAGGACGTTGATGCAGTCACGCCTGACATCTGCGGGAATATCGCCCGGCTTGAGTTTGCCGAGAAGCTGGTGGATGAGCACGCCGTCGCAGATTTCGACAGCGATCTTGACAAGATATTCGTGGGAGCGGTGCATGGGGTTGCGGGTCTGGAATGCGGCTACGGTGCTCCAGCCGTTCTCCTCGAACATTTTTCGGGTCTGGGCGGGGGTCATGTAGATACCCTCGAACTCGGTCGGGAAGGTGCCTTCGCTGAAGACCTTGACCGGTCCTGCGAGGTTGACGTCGCCCTGGTTCATAACCATCAGCACGCCAGGGTGCTCGGGATTGTCGGTCTTGAACACTTCACGACACTCGTGAGTCTTGTCGATGGAGTACTTCTCCTCGATCTTCATGCTGCCCATCAGCTCGCCGGTCTCGTCATCGACCAGAGCCACTTCTTCGCCGATGGCAAGGCTGTCTGCCTGCTCCTTCGAGGTCGAAAGCGTAATCGGAATCGGCCAGAAAGTGCCATCTGCCATGGTGCATGTTTCGACGCTTCCTTTCCAGTCTGCATGGCCCATGAAGCCGGTCAGCGGAGTGAAACCGCCGATCCCAAGCATGATCAAGTCACCAGTCTCCCTTGAAGAGAGCCTGACCTGTTTCATAGATTTGGCCCGCTCCTTTTCGCTGACTAACTCGTCACCGGTCAGCAAAAGCGGCTTTAAAACCTTTTCCTTGCCATGTGGATTGACTAACGCCATGGGACTCCTTTTTAATGTGAGTTATTGAGAATCGAGCAAGAGAATGTCGTGGAGCGGCTGACGCATTGCCAGAGGAGACTGCAAAAAATAAAATTCATGTTATTGAATCCTGATGTATTTACCAAACTCCTCAGCCAAAAAACGGCAGCCAGCAAGAACATTCCAGGAGAAGGGAGCTTCCGGTTGTTGAGTATGTAATTATGCAAAATAATTTCATAAACCGGAAGCGTCACGACCCTTTCCTGCCCCTTTTCTGCGCTCAGATAAAGAGCGAAATATTGGCATCCGCTGCATATTCAAGGAAAGAGGCTGCGCCGCCATAATCGACACCTTCGATGAATTCCGACTTGTCGAAGCCGAAAACCTCCATCGTCATCTGGCAGGCGATGAACTTGACTCCCGCCTCGATACACATTTCGCGAAGCTGTTCAACGGTGGCAACCCCCTTCTTCTTGAAGGTCTCCTTCATCAGCATGGTCGCCATCGTATCGAATCCGGGAATGTTACCAGAAATAAGGTTAGGAATCGGCCAGTTGATCGCCTGGAACTCCTTGCTACCGAAAGGCATGTGCATCGGCATGGCCGGATTGCCGACCGGCGTCACCTTGGCATCGATCTCCTTTTTGAGCAGAGGCAGGCCGTAGAAGGTGAAAAACACCACCGCTTCCATATCCATGGCGGCGGCGGTCGAAGCGAGAATGAAGGGCGGGTAGGCCCAGTCAAGGGTTCCCTTGGATGCGATAATCGCAAGTTTTTTGGTGTCGGACATAGACGATGAATTTTCTGGTTTATCGTTTTGAGAATTTTTCACTCGTACCGGCTGCTGCCTTTTGGCCAGTCAGTGACCGGAGGTAAGCTTGCCACTGGCCGCAACAAGCAACACGAACACCTGCAGGATAGTTATCAGGAGGTAAATGCGATTTTTCTCCTTGAAAAAAGCTATGGTGGCCGTAGCAAGGCACACCATGGTGGCCATGGAAAGAAAAACTACCGATGCATAACTGATGGCATCTCCATGCATGAACGTATGCACATCCTCAAAGCAACTCCAGCCGCAATGATGGTGAATCTTCATCTGCAGTTTGGTGGCATTGAGATGCCAGTTCGCCGCGACGGTTTCCACCGGTACGGTGAGCGGTAGCAACCGGAAAATGTAGAGTATAAAACCAATCGCCATCACGATGATAATCGCGTGCGATACAAATTCAAGAGTTTTCGCGTAAGCGAGCTGTACGCTGTCGGCGTAGAGCTTGCCGGGTTTGAGCTCTTTCATATTCCCATTCCTTTCATCAATGAACGAAAACCCGCGAGCGCCAGGATGGTGATGACGATCAGCCGTATGGTTCTGGTGTTGACCTTCGGCAACATTTTTGCCCCGATCTTCGAGCCGAGCATCATGCCTCCGACGGCGGGCACCGCAATGATGGGAAGCACTGCACCATTGAACATGTAAACCCAAGCTGCCGCCGACCCATTGATCGAAAGTACGAGACCACTGGTTGCCACGGCAACCTTCAGCGGAACACCCATGAGCAGGTTAAAAACCGGCACGTTGGCGAATCCGGCGCCAAGGCCGAACATCCCCCCGATGAAGCCGATGATTAAAAACAGCACCGTTGCAACCGGCGTCCTGTGCACCTGCCACGAAACCTCGTGCTGGCCAAACTCCTCAAAATAACACCCCGAAATACCAAGCATCCTGGAAAGAGCGTCAGGTTTCTTCACCTCGGGATATCCGGACTTCCCCGCCTTAAGCATGATCGCGGTGATTCCGAGAATCACGACGCCAAGCAGAAATTCAACGCTTTTGGCCGGTATTGCAAGCCCCACCAAAGCTCCGGCGATTGAACTGACCGAACCGACCAAGGCCATGGGTAAACCAAGCTTGAGATCAGCCATGCCTTTTCTGAGCAGCGGCGGTCCGGCTGAAAGTGCACCGGCAAGAGCCACAAGAAGACCTGCGCCCCTGACGTAATCAATATGAAACGGGAAAAAACCGCTGACGATAGGTACAAAAAGCACCCCGCCACCAACGCCGGCCAGCACTGCCACAATGCCAAGCAGAAAGGAGAATACGAACAATGCGAGCACCCACACCCACCAGGGCGCCGTTGTCGTTACCCCAGCCGCCTCAGCAGCAGACACCATATCGGGATTCAGAAAAAGCAACAATCCAAAAACGCCCGGAATGATCCAGTTTCTGATATTTTTTAAAACCATTAAAACAGGGTTTTATGCTTTAACGAACATAGTCGAGCCCCCTGATGCCTCTTTACGGGGAAAAAAGAAATGCAAATTACTACGAAATAAGAACAGTAATATATGATATGTCCGGCAATAACTCCCTTCAAGGCAAGGAAATACGCCAGGAAAATCATTAAACAGGAGCGAATTCTGCGCCACATGCTTCTTTTTTTCTCACAAACCTTAAAGCACAGCAACGACTTTTACTGCGTGCACATGTTCAATTTTATTTTGCCGAAATATGTGACAAACTGGATGCCCAACGAAACAGAGGCGCACGAGACGTTTTCGACAAATTACAGCCAGCTGTTGACCTGGTGCTCTTCGACCAGATCGACAAAGCCTGCATAATCGACCGTCTTTACGCCATCGGCGATAGCGGAAATACCGCGGGCATCGAGATCAGGCTTGAGTGCGTAGACCGGATTGTTCTTCTTCAGTACCGTCTGGATCAGCGCACCGAACCGGTTGCCTGCCTGTACCGCGTAAACGCCGTCCTCGATAAAGAGCACGGGATCGCCCGGCTGAAGAAACCTGACGCAGGTGGTGAAGGTGTTGTTTTCGAACGGTGATTTATTGATGGTGTGTAACATAATGCAAGTTACCGTTTCTGTGTTCGTTGCTCGTTATTCGGCCCCGGAAATCGAAGGCCGGATCAATGGTGAATGACGACATCCTGTTCGTTCATCAGGCGTCCGATCTCCGAGGAGTCCATGACTTCGACATCGACCAGCAGGTCATCCTCGGTCAAACCCCGCTCTTCGAGAGATTGCTTGTCCACGTACAGCTTCTCCACATCGTAACCATCAAGAGCCATGAAGGTTTTGGAGAATCCCTTGATGCCGATGCCGACGGGGTCCTGATCCTTTTTGAGAGCGTAAACGCCATCTCCGATGAAGGCAACGGAGAGATCCTGCTCGTAAGCCGCCATGATGAGGATCATTTCCAATCCCTCGTAGGTGTAGATCGAACCATGCGGCGCGCGGCGCATCACGTGCATGATCTTCTTGATATCCTGTTCTTCACTCATGTTCAGTCTCCGAAAGTTAAAAGTCTGTCGTTACGGATGGCGATGTCGGTCAGGGTGCCAAGGCCGGTGATTTCACCGCCTTCGATCATCACATCGTCGTTGATGCCGCGGCGCTTCGAGGCCGCGATGCAGGCAAGTATTTCGACGCCGTGCTTCTGGCTCAGCTCAGTCCAGCGAGCGGCGATGTTGCGGTCGTCCTGCGGCGGATCGCCCAGCCTGGTCGCGTTGATGACGCCGTCATTGTACAGAAAAATGGCATCGACCTTGTGCCCTTTCGCGATAGCTGCCTCGGCGAACTTGAATGCCGTGTCAGCCGCCTGATGGTTGTAAGGTCCCTCCTTCAGCAGGATTCCTATGTTCATCTTCGGTTCTTTCTTGAGAGATTAAAGAAAATCACAGTCCGTCGCCCATGCCCATCTGGATGTAACCGCAGGGGCAGACCAGAGAGCAGAGGTGGCAGCCGACGCATTTCGAGTAATCGGTGTAGACTTTTTCGCCTGCCGGGTTGTCGCGGAAGCGGGTGATGGCCTCCTGCGGGCAGAACGAGACGCACTGCTTGCAGTCGAAGCAGAACCCGCAGCTCATGCAGCGCTTCGATTCCGTGAGCGCCTGTTCGTGCGTCAAGGCTTCGAGCAGTTCGTCGTGGTTGCCTACCACCACCTCCGGCTCGATGCTCGTGCGTTTGGCCTGCGGGGTGTGCAGAAAGTAGAGCAGGTCCTGCTTGTGCGGTTTGGTGATCTCGCGGTACGGCGTCTCGGGCATCGGTTCGCCTTTCAGGAAGGCGTCGATGGCGTAGGCGGCTTTGCGGCCGTGGCCGACTGCCGTGGTGATGAGATCGACCTTCAGGGCGTCGCCGCCGCCGAAGAGTTTGTCGCGTCCGGGGATGCGGAAGTTGCGGTCAACCTTGAGCCACGGGCCGCTCGCCGCGCTGCCGAGACCCGACAGGTCGGTCGCCTGGCCGATGGCTGCAACCACCATGTCCGCTTCGATCTCGAAGGTTTCGCCATTGGGCTTGTAGCGCAGGAACGGGATCGGTGAGTTCCAGCCTTCCTCGCCTTTTTCTTTTTTGACCATCTTCGTGCAGCGCAGGCCGGTGACGCCCGACGCTCCGCCGAGCACCGCTGTCGTGCCGGTGAGGAAGTGCATCGTCGTGCCCTCTCTGTTCGCGTCGTCGAATTCGTTCTCGAAGCAGGCCATCTCTTCGCGCGGTACGCCGGAGATGATGGTGGCTTGCGAGCCGAGACGCAGCGCAAGTCTGGCGACGTCCATGGCGACGTTACCGTCGCCGATGACCACTACCTTCTTGCCAACCGGGATGTCGTCGCCCAGCACTTCGTAGCTTTTCAGAAAGTCGATGGCGTTGGTGGCACCGGGCGTGCCGTCGAAGCCGGGCACGGGCAGACCTCTTCCCTTCTGCGCACCGACGGCGATGAAGACCGCGTCGTAGTCAGCTTCGAGCTGTTCGAGGGTGATGTCTTTGCCGATGGTGACCCCCATCTTCGTCTCGACGCCGAGCTCGATGATACGGCCGATTTCGGCTTCGAGCACCTTGCGATCCACGCGGTAGCCCATGATGCCGTAGAGCACCATGCCGCCGAGCTTTTCGTTGGCGTCGTAGATGGTGACGGCGTGGCCTTTGCGGCGAAGCTGGTAGGCTGCCGACAGGCCTGCCGGGCCGCCGCCGATGATGGCAACGCGTTTGCCGGTGTCAGCGCCGGGGCCTTTGAGTTTCAGATTATGTTCGATGCCATAGTTGCCGAGCACCTGCTCGATGGCGTTGATGGCTACGCTTTCGTCGTGCACGCCGCGATTGCATTTGCTCTGGCACGGGTGCGGGCAGATGCGGCCCATCACCGCCGGGAACGGGTTGGTGTCGGTCGCCGTTTCCCAGGCCGATTTCAGCGGGTCGTCCGACGGATCGGTGCCGTTCAGATACCGGTTGATGGCCCGGATGTCTTCGCCTGCCGGGCACTCGGCGGTGCACGGCGGCGTCTGCTTGACGTAGATCGGGCATTTATGGCTGTGATCCCCGAAGGCGACGATCTTGTCGGTCCCTGTCAGTTCGCTGAAGGCAGGAAAGACATACTCTGTCGCAAAATCGAGAATCGGGTTTGATTCTGCATTCATGAGGTTGCTCCTTTGCTTTTCAGCTTAAAAACGGATGTGCGCCGACTGGTTGAAGGTGGTTCGGGCGTGACGGTAGCTGTCGATCATGTTGTCGTCGAACTTGAGGCCGGTCTCTTCGAAGAACCGTTTCCAGCCGATCCGGTTGATCCATTCGCCGATGCGCTCCCACGGACGGCCTCCGGCTTTGTAGGCCGTCAGGATGCGGCCAACCACGTCGGTCACTTCCGGCCAGCGTGGCGGGTTGTTCGGCAGGTTGTGCGCGACGAGGCTCATCGTCGAGGGCTTGCTTCGGGCGTTGCTGTTTTTGCCGCCGACCCAGACGGCGAACTTGGAGTGCTCGGGGTGGTTGATCTCCATGGCCGGGCAGGCGCCGAAGCACGCGCCGCAGCAGATGCACTTGGCTTCGTCAACCATGAGCGTCTTTTTGCCGTCGACGACCGTCGGGCGGATGGCTGCAACCGGGCAGCGGGCGACCGCTTTGGGAAGCTCGCAGGTCTTGACGAGGTGGTCGTGGTTGATGCGCGGCGGGCGGGTGTGCTTGACGACGACCGCGATGTCGGCCTGGCCGCCGCAGTTGATCGAGCAGCACGAAGTCGAAAGACGCACCTTGTTGGGCATCTGCATGTCCTTGAATTCGTTGTAAACCGTGTCCATCATCGACTTCACCACGCCCGAGGCGTCGGTGGCCGGAATGTCGCAGTGCAGCCAGCCCTGGGTGTG
Protein-coding sequences here:
- a CDS encoding CoB--CoM heterodisulfide reductase iron-sulfur subunit A family protein; translated protein: MSVETILVVGGGISGITTAVEAAEVGYNTVLVEKNPYLGGRVSQLNKYFPKLCPPYCGLEMNFRRIKPNPKITVYTMTEVESVSGQEGNYSVRLKVSPRFVNEKCTACNACAEACPVEKPNEFNFGMDKTKAAYLPHVLSYPMRYVIDRSACKDNCDKCVKACKYNAIDLNMKPQTIEMKVGSIVYATGWNPYDATRMDNLGFGRVKNVITNMMMERLAAPNGPTGGKLLRPSDNKEVKKVVFVQCAGSRDENHLNYCSSICCMASLKQATYVRERIPDSQVVVAYIDLRAPGKYEEFLNKVEADANVKLVKGKVAKIEEDNATGGVILEFEDVEGGGKSHEHADMAVLATGMEPCVKTSSMLSFEENGFINGGTAAGIYSTGVAKRPSDVTTSIQDATGMALKSIQSLVRS
- the aprA gene encoding adenylyl-sulfate reductase subunit alpha: MGVEKNEFKFSQKPEVVYVDTDILLIGGGMACCGAAYEAAKWATPKGLRITMVDKAAVDRSGAVAMGLSAINTYCGENDPADYVKYVRTDLMGIIREDLVYDLGRHVDNSVHLFEEWGLPVWKRDEDGSTMDGAKPAPKLTEGGKPVRSGRWQIMINGESYKVIVAEAAKKALEYNRKETGVEQNLFERVFVSELIHDKNNPGKVAGAIGFSVREHKAYVFTAKTMLLACGGAVNVYRPRSTAEGQGRAWYPVWNAGTTYALAAQAGCELVLMENRFVPARFKDGYGPVGAWFLFFKCKATNSLGEDYCATNLAAANKDFGKYAEDPHKLTTAMRNHMMMIDMKAGKGPILMRTHEAMAALAETMTPKQIKHLEAEAWEDFLDMCIGQAVVWAGNNIEPEKTPSELMPTEPYLLGSHAGCAGIWVSGPGDIKGVPAEWSWGYNRMTTVDGLFTAGDGVGASGHKFSSGSHAEGRIAGKSMTAYCLDHADYKPELGRDVDEVIAEIYAPMETFAKNKDYSTDPSVNPNYIRPKMFQARLQKIMDEYVAGVSTWYTTSKTMLEKGLEHLSLLKEDAEKMAASDLHELMRAWENYHRLMAGEAHARHILFREDSRYPGYYFRADHFYVDDENWKCFTISKYDRDSKEWTLSKRDYVQVVPD
- the aprB gene encoding adenylyl-sulfate reductase subunit beta — translated: MPSFVIKEKCDGCKGQERTACMYICPNDLMKLDVERMKAWNQEPDQCWECYNCVKICPQQAIEVRGYADFVPLGGNVIPLRGTDAIMWTIKFRNGILKRYKFPIRTTSEGSIDLYSGKPEQDYANLKKPGFFNMTEYPTL
- the sat gene encoding sulfate adenylyltransferase; amino-acid sequence: MALVNPHGKEKVLKPLLLTGDELVSEKERAKSMKQVRLSSRETGDLIMLGIGGFTPLTGFMGHADWKGSVETCTMADGTFWPIPITLSTSKEQADSLAIGEEVALVDDETGELMGSMKIEEKYSIDKTHECREVFKTDNPEHPGVLMVMNQGDVNLAGPVKVFSEGTFPTEFEGIYMTPAQTRKMFEENGWSTVAAFQTRNPMHRSHEYLVKIAVEICDGVLIHQLLGKLKPGDIPADVRRDCINVLTENYFVKGTTIQAGYPLDMRYAGPREALLHALFRQNFGCSHLIVGRDHAGVGDYYGPFDAHHIFDQIPADALETKPLKIDWTFYCYKCDAMASMKTCPHEPADRLNLSGTKLRKMLSEGEEVPEHFSRPEVLEILRRYYAGLTEKVDIKMHSHAIGK
- the dsrE2 gene encoding sulfur carrier protein DsrE2 translates to MSDTKKLAIIASKGTLDWAYPPFILASTAAAMDMEAVVFFTFYGLPLLKKEIDAKVTPVGNPAMPMHMPFGSKEFQAINWPIPNLISGNIPGFDTMATMLMKETFKKKGVATVEQLREMCIEAGVKFIACQMTMEVFGFDKSEFIEGVDYGGAASFLEYAADANISLFI
- a CDS encoding DUF1634 domain-containing protein; translated protein: MKELKPGKLYADSVQLAYAKTLEFVSHAIIIVMAIGFILYIFRLLPLTVPVETVAANWHLNATKLQMKIHHHCGWSCFEDVHTFMHGDAISYASVVFLSMATMVCLATATIAFFKEKNRIYLLITILQVFVLLVAASGKLTSGH
- a CDS encoding sulfite exporter TauE/SafE family protein translates to MVLKNIRNWIIPGVFGLLLFLNPDMVSAAEAAGVTTTAPWWVWVLALFVFSFLLGIVAVLAGVGGGVLFVPIVSGFFPFHIDYVRGAGLLVALAGALSAGPPLLRKGMADLKLGLPMALVGSVSSIAGALVGLAIPAKSVEFLLGVVILGITAIMLKAGKSGYPEVKKPDALSRMLGISGCYFEEFGQHEVSWQVHRTPVATVLFLIIGFIGGMFGLGAGFANVPVFNLLMGVPLKVAVATSGLVLSINGSAAAWVYMFNGAVLPIIAVPAVGGMMLGSKIGAKMLPKVNTRTIRLIVITILALAGFRSLMKGMGI
- the tusB gene encoding sulfurtransferase complex subunit TusB, with the protein product MLHTINKSPFENNTFTTCVRFLQPGDPVLFIEDGVYAVQAGNRFGALIQTVLKKNNPVYALKPDLDARGISAIADGVKTVDYAGFVDLVEEHQVNSWL
- the tusC gene encoding sulfurtransferase complex subunit TusC translates to MSEEQDIKKIMHVMRRAPHGSIYTYEGLEMILIMAAYEQDLSVAFIGDGVYALKKDQDPVGIGIKGFSKTFMALDGYDVEKLYVDKQSLEERGLTEDDLLVDVEVMDSSEIGRLMNEQDVVIHH
- the tusD gene encoding sulfurtransferase complex subunit TusD, which gives rise to MNIGILLKEGPYNHQAADTAFKFAEAAIAKGHKVDAIFLYNDGVINATRLGDPPQDDRNIAARWTELSQKHGVEILACIAASKRRGINDDVMIEGGEITGLGTLTDIAIRNDRLLTFGD
- a CDS encoding NAD(P)-binding protein → MNAESNPILDFATEYVFPAFSELTGTDKIVAFGDHSHKCPIYVKQTPPCTAECPAGEDIRAINRYLNGTDPSDDPLKSAWETATDTNPFPAVMGRICPHPCQSKCNRGVHDESVAINAIEQVLGNYGIEHNLKLKGPGADTGKRVAIIGGGPAGLSAAYQLRRKGHAVTIYDANEKLGGMVLYGIMGYRVDRKVLEAEIGRIIELGVETKMGVTIGKDITLEQLEADYDAVFIAVGAQKGRGLPVPGFDGTPGATNAIDFLKSYEVLGDDIPVGKKVVVIGDGNVAMDVARLALRLGSQATIISGVPREEMACFENEFDDANREGTTMHFLTGTTAVLGGASGVTGLRCTKMVKKEKGEEGWNSPIPFLRYKPNGETFEIEADMVVAAIGQATDLSGLGSAASGPWLKVDRNFRIPGRDKLFGGGDALKVDLITTAVGHGRKAAYAIDAFLKGEPMPETPYREITKPHKQDLLYFLHTPQAKRTSIEPEVVVGNHDELLEALTHEQALTESKRCMSCGFCFDCKQCVSFCPQEAITRFRDNPAGEKVYTDYSKCVGCHLCSLVCPCGYIQMGMGDGL
- the dsrB gene encoding dissimilatory-type sulfite reductase subunit beta — its product is MSSQERTWKTIESGPHTYEEALHPVVRKNYGKWKYHEIPKPGVLKHVAESGDIIWTVRAGTPRQDTVDKVRQLCDIADKYSDGFLRFTVRNNVEFLTPNEGNIEPMIQELESLGFPVGGTGMCVSAVSHTQGWLHCDIPATDASGVVKSMMDTVYNEFKDMQMPNKVRLSTSCCSINCGGQADIAVVVKHTRPPRINHDHLVKTCELPKAVARCPVAAIRPTVVDGKKTLMVDEAKCICCGACFGACPAMEINHPEHSKFAVWVGGKNSNARSKPSTMSLVAHNLPNNPPRWPEVTDVVGRILTAYKAGGRPWERIGEWINRIGWKRFFEETGLKFDDNMIDSYRHARTTFNQSAHIRF